The Pan troglodytes isolate AG18354 chromosome 1, NHGRI_mPanTro3-v2.0_pri, whole genome shotgun sequence genome includes a region encoding these proteins:
- the LOC469745 gene encoding putative olfactory receptor 2W5, producing the protein MGKDNASYLQAFILVGFSDRPGLEKILFAVILIFCILTLVGNTAIILLLVMDVRLHTPMYFFLRNLSFSDLCFTTSIAPQLLWNLGGPEKTITYHGCVAQLYIYMMLGSTECVLLVVMSYDRYVAVCRSRHYMAVMRPHLCLQLVTVAWCCGFLNSFIMCPQTMQLSRCGRRSVDHFLCEMPALIAMSCEETMLVEAIHLCPGGGSPPGAALPHPHLLWRDCSRGAEDEVSSRAKESLPHLLFSPHSGLSLLRNHHLRVPEAGQQLLPRSGEVPDSLLHHRHSQHQPPHLHFEE; encoded by the coding sequence ATGGGAAAGGACAATGCCAGTTACCTACAGGCATTCATCCTGGTGGGCTTTTCTGATCGGCCTGGACTAGAGAAAATTCTCTTTGCTGTTATCTTGATCTTCTGCATCCTGACCCTGGTGGGCAACACTGCCATCATCCTCTTGCTGGTCATGGATGTCAGGCTCCACACACCCATGTACTTCTTTCTTAGGAATCTGTCTTTCTCAGATCTCTGCTTTACAACAAGCATTGCCCCTCAGCTGCTGTGGAACCTGGGGGGTCCAGAGAAGACCATCACCTACCACGGCTGTGTGGCCCAACTCTACATCTACATGATGCTGGGCTCCACCGAGTGTGTCCTCCTGGTTGTCATGTCCTATGACCGCTATGTGGCCGTCTGCCGGTCCCGGCACTACATGGCAGTCATGCGCCCACATCTTTGCCTGCAGCTGGTGACTGTGGCCTGGTGCTGTGGCTTCCTAAACTCCTTCATCATGTGTCCTCAGACGATGCAGCTCTCCCGGTGTGGACGTCGCAGTGTGGACCACTTCCTGTGTGAGATGCCTGCTCTTATTGCCATGTCCTGTGAGGAAACCATGCTGGTAGAAGCGATTCACCTTTGCCCTGGGGGTGGCTCTCCTCCTGGTGCTGCTCTCCCTCATCCTCATCTCCTATGGCGTGATTGCAGCCGCGGTGCTGAGGATGAAGTCAGCAGCAGGGCGAAAGAAAGCCTTCCACACCTGCTCTTCTCACCTCACAGTGGTCTCTCTCTTCTACGGAACCATCATCTACGTGTACCTGAAGCCGGCCAACAGCTACTCCCAAGATCAGGGGAAGTTCCTGACTCTCTTCTACACCATCGTCACTCCCAGCATCAACCCCCTCATCTACACTTTGAGGAATAA